aatatagaacggtcttaaataataatgttgtGAAGTAAATATAGacaatcacaaatataaaagagaTGAATACAAAAAATTGTTTAGCCAATTCgatacaatatatatttatgtgtgGGAGCGATGTTAAGCCAGaaatttcactatataattttgatgatgatTTCTACAATGAGTGAGCACctctatttataaataaaatagagagccctaattataataacactaggaaatatatttcataagaataaataaaaaaatactatagaaataaattacCATGTGATTTAAGAATTTGATgtttaaagtaaaagaaaaaagagtaatctaaagagaaagaaataataaaggaCGAGAGAAGATAAAAGTTTTactaaaagagaaatgaaaaatgtagttgtgataatgaaatgaaatatgtaCAATAGCTAGTAGtttgggacagatggagtgtatatatatactgtCTCTGTTCGTCATTAGGAAACCTATTATactattttagtttgtccgCTATTAGGAATTCTGATTCATTTTAACTATAAATGATAGGTAGAttccacattctactaactcattctactaatattttattataaaactaatataattgtCCTGCATTCTATAACCTTTTTCCACCAACTtcacttcatattttttaaaacccgtgtcaaactcaaataatggcggatggagagagtatacATATACTCCCAGCTGCCATAataagatactccctccgtccgcgaatatgAGTCTCGTTTTCCCATTTTAGTTCGtcgtgaataggagtctcgattcacttttaccataaatggaaataggATCTCAtctttcactaactcatttaattcacatttcatttaaaactaatatatacaagtgggacccttatttcactaattttttttccacccactttacttaacattttttaaaattcgtaccGCTAACAAATGAGACTTCTAGTAGCGGACAGAGGAAGTACTTTGTTGTAGGAGCAGTTACACCAACTAACCACCAACATGTTTTGAGCCAATCTCTAACATTTTCTTGAAAgattttaagagaaaaaattggaaatggaatcaaatactctctccatcccctaaaaatagaaattctttcttttttttttatccccctaaaaatagaaactttcattttagaaaatttatttctctctaatgaggtgagactcattttctctaacacatttttctctttatatctctcttactttactaattttgccttaaaaactcgtgtcgtttgatgcactattttttagcactattaATACATGCAAGTATAGAGAATAGAAATAGTATAGCcaaaaggtcagtaccggatatcgaacacgggaaAGATGAACACAAAGTTTATATCCTCTattaaaactcaattactatttggaaaaccgaaagattttgaaaacttttaaaaactgaaagcaATAGAAAGCAATTAACAAGTGATTGCAAATAAATCAcgaagataaaatatagagataagggcaattccagggatgtgcgttcattGTTatagttatacaaattccaaactacaatactctatcacagttattactttgataggacgagtcacctagcttatgcccAAACGATACAAACATTGATTACAatattagggttgtcaatcctaatacgtaactccaaaaaacTCCTAAGACCTTTGAAAAGTCCTCAtgctcaattaacagtgctgttttaagggaagctaactgtagcgtctacttagtggacctaactcgctagaattctctcacagttatgaagcaagttgtattaaatcatacataattgtgtcactcaaccATGTAGCATCAAAATTACTTagagaagaaacaaagtaaaaacaaaacggatattaaatagaaaactggaattgtataaccaaagtctttacaaacacatccctagaatcctatgagtttagttatacatagtgaaataagttaaatacataattgaagggaagacaatttgaacataaaactaaacaaaataaaacccgtaggttgaatcattgtcgttcttgatgttcttgaaatcctttttcaactccttgcacaatgacgTATTCTAGCTTTTAATCTCTGGGAATTTATGTTGCATAAAGAAGCtctcttttgatgaagcttgaggtcctatttatagggtaAAGTCATTCATccttgtagaaggaaaagatcttcaaaatatggtaaatcttggtgCAGAATCTAGGgctctcggattcgccgcctttctccggcgggccgctgCACCTTgaccggcggtcgccgcgttgcaGTCCAGAGTCTCGGTACCTTCGGCGGCGGACTACCGCATGaccgccggcggtcgccgggcgagactcgTTTCCAGAcgtaaatttccgaggcgggccgctACAGATATctgaccgccgggcgccggcggtcgccggtcgtcGTCTGAACTCCATATTTCCAGAGTTtgcgttttgactcccttttttttggttcaaatatgcacatatctcacaaaacacgtaaaaataccaaaatgtataaaatatgcaattattgGACATGTACagtgactttgacattaaaaatgaaccaaataatggccttaaaataatgcaaaatccGAAAGTATCATCGtttcaaatatttctatttttacgGGACAGGGTGAGTCCTTAAGagttcaaaatcaaaagtcaaaactcattgtcaaattaatttaaatttttgcaatTGATGGCTTGGCTTGTGGCCTCTCGCTGGCCAAGGTCTTTGGCTTTTCGATagaaattactccctccgtccctaaagaatatgcattttgggttcaacacggattttaatttaaaattggtaaaCTAAGAGAgcggtagagagaaaaaagtactcctaatttgtattgttagtggagaatgagttctacctcattagagagaaaagacttttcaaatttagaaagtgcatattcttgtgggagggactaaaaatgaaatagtcaTTATTCTTAtcggatgaagggagtattagaaTCTTGTTTAGTACATTGACGCTAATGGTTTAGAGTGCTTCTATGTGATAGAAGTGAGTCGTTTTATATTTGAGGATAATACAACAATATGAAAACAAGGTTTTCATCTAATTGACttataattgatttatttacttttattatactCATTACCCACTTAAGATGTCcgtctttcatttttagtttgtctcactcATGATGTCCACTTTCTATATTCATAAATTCTTATAactcattaaaaatattcaactttctttttttctcaacTCCCTCCACCTaacaacttttttaaaatctcgTATTATTTGAGAATATGGATATCTTGAGTGAGACGGGGAAGTAATTTTTATACCaatatcttttgtttttttttttttttcattagtttTGATACTAAAGAGTACTAATAAACGTTTtgaattttctgatttttcaataattttctgATATTTCAAGAATAGTCTATCAGCTAAAGAGCCCTGAAGTTGATCGGTAAccaaataatactactactacgaATAATTACTCCTTCAATCCtatagaaataaattcatCGGAGATGACATAAATTTTAGTAggtaattaatgaaataaaagatggagaaaaatggttgaaataaataataatttttattggagATGACATAAAGTTGAAAtaagtaataatttttattggagatgacataaattttagtaggtaattaataaaataaaagaaggaGAACAATGATTGAAATGagtaatactctctccgtttctttatagttgaatcatttttctattttgagaagtttcttcatagttgagtcatttctatatatggtaacatttttctctttcttactttactctcttactttattctctctactttattcactttatactttattatctctacttttttatctatttatttaacaccaTCAATATTCCTTTCTAAAACTCTatgccgaaaagtttcgcctcaactatggcgaaaAGGAAGGAGTAATTTctatgagacggaggaagtatttaacaattttgtttaattgaaattatagacATGACGCAATTTAGCGTAAATTAAAAATGCTTACTTAactactaaattaatttatctatttcaTCTATTCTTCCTCTTCAATATCTTGCCGGTGGCACTAGATCTCCGTTCTCGTTTTCCAAACCGACTCCTACGATGCCGCTTGACGGTTCGGGAAGATCACAAAAGCTTCTCGATTTAGCTAAACGCATCCGCCACGAAAATCGCAATCAAAATCCTGATGCCAACGTCACTCTCAGTAATTCAAGAGCTCATGAATCTCAATCTGCAGCTGAACCGATCCAGCGCAATAGAGCTGCAGTTTTGATTTGCTTGTTTGAAGATGAAAATTCTGATCTTCGCGTGATACTCACCAGgagatcttcaaaattatcatcCCATTCCGGTAAAGACGATGCATTTGTTGTAGATTGGGGATTTACTAATTCggtaaatatgatttttttttataataataataatttttgggGGAATTCTATTGTTTAGGTGAAGTTGCTTTGCCCGGAGGGAAAAGGGATGAAAATGATAGCGATGATGTTGCTACGGCTTTGAGGGAGGCTCAAGAGGAAATTGGATTGGATCCTTCTATGGTCGAAATTGTAGCTGTTCTTGAGCCTTTTCACACTAGggtaatttcttattttctcaatGTTTATACTCCTTCGTCCTTAATAaattgtcaccatttgactagacatgagttttaagaaataaaaataaaaagtgaactGAAAAAGTGAATGGcatgtgagtcctattttgatttattaattttatagtaataaaatgtgagtgagaatgagtctGGAGATTGTGGggtccactgccaaaaatgttaaaagtgaaaggtgacaaataaGTGGCAAAATTTCaaggacggagtgagtatataTCTATTGATACAAACTGTTTGTTTGGGATGTAATCGAATACAAaatctatatattgtacaagttccaaactatgatctgaactgttagatttcaagatttgatgtCATCACATGACAAATATATCAACAGAAAATGACAACACAACGTCAACATTGTCAAGTATTGACATTTCCTGATGACGTTATTTATCATCTGTTAACATCAAATCTTGAATTCAAAtagtccagatcatagtttggagtttgtaggAAATATGCTgcttgcattttatcactacccttgTTTGTTTGGTGTATATCTGTATGAATTTCTCTGTATTCTGTATTAACCAGCTCTAGTATTTTTAGGAACTAAAAATTAGGTCTTGATTTATACCCTGAGGATGTAATATTCTTGGTTGCAGATAAATATTGCTGTAGTTCCAGTGATAGGGGTGATTTGGGACAAGAGGGCCTTCGAACCTATCCTGAATGCAGCTGAAGTGGAGTCTGTATTCGATGCTCCGCTGGAAATGTTTCTCAAGGTTGGCTCGTTTAGCTTGTCTCGGTTGTGTTTTTCGGTCATGACTCATGTTTGAACTGTGAATTGAAGCAATTGAAGTGCTTGATGGCATGCTGCAGGATGAGAACCGGAGACAAGAGGAGCAAGACTGGAAGGGTCACAAATATTTGCGTCATTTCTTTGATCATCGAATCGAGAATGAGACGTATGTAATATGGGCTCTGACTGCTGGAATTTTAATCAAGGTTGCATCTGTTGTTTACCAACGGCCACCATCTTTTGAAGAGTGCCGGCCTCCATTCTGGAGTATACCCAACCGATGAAGGTAATGGTGTACGTGTCTATATATCGTGTATTGTATCTTGTAGCATTTGTGACTCTATGATTTCTAGACTATCCAGCTCATAAATATCCTATATTGAAGACCTATGTTaacttcaattttctttcatGTATTGGATTATTGGATTATATGAAAGGATTTAGTGTCTTCTCCCACAAAATGCTTAGAATAGGTGCTTACTATAGTGAATATTTAGATTATAGTGTACtattaaacaaaagaaattacaGAGATGATTGCTTACACTTTCTTGAAAATACATACCAAATGAATTGCTATAGATTGATGATTGCTTATACTTTCTTGAAAATACACATCAAATGAATTGCTATAGAGTGATAACATATTGGGATTTTAAGACTGAACAGAGGTGATAACGTAGACAGTCCCTAGAGATATCGGGTATAGAATTAGTGCTACATAGCCCGTCCAGCGTGGAAACGTGGTGTTGAAGCTAGTGAATCCGCCCATGATGAGGCATATCAACAGAACCAGGTGAAGCTCTGCCGTGACATCTGATGACAAGTCGCGGAAGTATACCGGCACGAGGAATGGAAGCAAACCGATAATATTTCCCATGAACACACCAGAATATAGCTGttcaaagaaaagagagaTCTCAGTCGTCTAGCGTTAAAGCTGCACAATAGAAGAAGAATGTATATATGTACCGAAGACAGCATCAAAGAGTTGGTCCTCTGCGACTTCTGTGAGGCCGAAGTAATTGTTTGGAGGATAGTGCCATAGTTCAGAGCGAGAGGAAGAACCAAATACGAAACCCAGAAGGATGACACGTTTGCTGCTGTGGCGAAATCCGAGATTGACTTCGACAATGGCTGTGAAAGGGTGCACGCGATTGCGATTCCAAATGCCAAGGATAAAGTTGCTCTGATGTAAATCGACCAAGAAGTGCTGGCTGCTCGGCTCGTGCTCGTGATTCTACCTAACAGCGCTTCCTGCTCTGGACTGGTTATCtgcaaattttgaattcaatataattgcatgaatatatatgtatagatttcGATGCCTCGACATGCTTTCGGATGATCCGGGTACCTGTCCGGATGTTGCTATTTGTGACGGAGTCTGATCTAAAAGGGTTAGAGCCAATTTGGTCATGCCCGTTACGAACTCTTCTTGGCTGATACCTCCATCACCGGTGGTGTCAAAATATGTTTCGATTTCCNNNNNNNNNNNNNNNNNNNNNNNNNNNNNNNNNNNNNNNNNNNNNNNNNNNNNNNNNNNNNNNNNNNNNNNNNNNNNNNNNNNNNNNNNNNNNNNNNNNNAATTGTTTCCTTTCCTTAATCTTAATCAACAAGTTGTGTCacacgaaaaaaaaaattctaaagaTATGAACAGTTATTTATTGGGATAATCTagtgattattttattccatactGGATTGTTGCTTCTTAagaatttgttaaaatattattacttgcttcataaaaaaattgttgtatctTGACTTTTTATCTGTATCCCACTCCCACacataaattaagataaaacTGTATTTACAGTTGTAATATCACGTTTCGTCATATTTCAACGACGACTTTAGTTGCACAAAAACATGGTGAGAATATTACTAGGGATTATCAATGGTATATTCAGCAAGTATCAAAGAGAATATtctataatttcttttatatttaaaaatgaccTATCATTTATTGGGATCtcaaataatagtattaatagGGAACAacttttttggtccacgaactttgccaaagtatcattttaggtccgtgaattttaaaaatatcatttgaggtcaatcaactatgagttaatatcatttgaaatacttttttactatttccaaatttttctggacgaaaatactctcaataccttaaagggtatttattcttaataaacttatcatatactcatattttttaataaatatctttacaatatatttttgacgaatactctaaatataatttgacattcaatattactccatcacttaattttgtgacatgcaagtaaaattgtttcttcaaattttttatattaaagaattttaaaattgattaaagaacttttctttaataataaaatattgaataaggatattttacttgcatgtcacaaaattaagtgataatacaaaattaagtgataatattgaaggtcaaattatatttagaaaattcgtcaaaaatatattgtaaaaataattttaaaaaaatatgagtatatgataagtttattaagaatatataccctttaaggtattaagggtatttttgtccagaaaaacttggaaatcgtaaaaaagtacttcaaatgatatttacacatagttgatggacctcaaatgatattttcaaagttcacggacctaaaatgatactttagcAAAGTTTGTGGacaaaaaaagatgttccctctagtattaattactacctctgtccctgaaaatttgatacatattaccatttcggtccgtccctgaaaatttgatacacttcacttttaccatttttggtaggtggacccatattccactaactcattcctactcacattttattataaaactaatactttaaaagtaggacccacattccaccaactttttcaactcactttccattacatttcttaaaacccgtgtcgggtcaaagtgtagcaaattttgggggacggaggtagtattaagGTATGATAACTAATCGTGTGATGAATAATCCGGTGTTTGATGCACCAAATCAAGtcttcaaaataatttgaacCCCAAAAGTGACTAAAGTACTacactagtattttttatagagAAACTAAAACAATATACATAATGTTTATAAAGAACTCCAAGGTGGTGGGAATATCGTGACTTAAACATAATTTGAATACTAAAGTCCAAAATTAGTATTGTATATttgttagaatttttttttttttgatcaTGTACATTAAGTGTGTCAGTATTTTTACTTAAACAATATGTCttgattaatattaaattgtcAATCACGACGTTTTGATATGATTAATGGGTTAAATTAACAGACCAAAACATATACTATATGACCAGAAAGTAACACACACTTAATGCGTATGAACAAATAGTTTTTTGCAATGTACGAGACTAATTTCAGACTTTAGTCTAATTTAAATCCTACCAATTTTATTACTGTCCACAGCCTAAAGCCAAACGACCAAAAACCCCTATTCATACCCATAGTTACATGAATATGTACACGATTTTTCAAATAAGAGTAGGGTTTGACAagtcaatatataattttgaatttcaattcaaatgtAAATAGTAAATGCCCACtcatagtaataaattaacacGTTATACCTAGCTAGACCAATTATcgaatttcatttcatatttaagtAAGTCAAGATCTGTGAAATAAAAGTATACTTACAAAGCATCATAACGAGCTGCGGAATCGTGCCGAGGAACTGAAACACGCTGCCGCCGACGACGCCCGGCCCGATGATCTGCAGCCACAGATTCGACCCGGCGGCGACGTAGCTCCCTCCGATCGACAGCAAAATATTGTACACGACGATCATGAACAG
The genomic region above belongs to Salvia hispanica cultivar TCC Black 2014 chromosome 3, UniMelb_Shisp_WGS_1.0, whole genome shotgun sequence and contains:
- the LOC125217044 gene encoding nudix hydrolase 15, mitochondrial-like isoform X2, whose translation is MPLDGSGRSQKLLDLAKRIRHENRNQNPDANVTLSNSRAHESQSAAEPIQRNRAAVLICLFEDENSDLRVILTRRSSKLSSHSGEVALPGGKRDENDSDDVATALREAQEEIGLDPSMVEIVAVLEPFHTRINIAVVPVIGVIWDKRAFEPILNAAEVESVFDAPLEMFLKQLKCLMACCRMRTGDKRSKTGRVTNICVISLIIESRMRRM
- the LOC125217045 gene encoding sodium/calcium exchanger NCL-like: MTKLALTLLDQTPSQIATSGQITSPEQEALLGRITSTSRAASTSWSIYIRATLSLAFGIAIACTLSQPLSKSISDFATAANVSSFWVSYLVLPLALNYGTILQTITSASQKSQRTNSLMLSSLYSGVFMGNIIGLLPFLVPVYFRDLSSDVTAELHLVLLICLIMGGFTSFNTTFPRWTGYVALILYPISLGTVYVITSVQS
- the LOC125217044 gene encoding nudix hydrolase 11-like isoform X1 — translated: MPLDGSGRSQKLLDLAKRIRHENRNQNPDANVTLSNSRAHESQSAAEPIQRNRAAVLICLFEDENSDLRVILTRRSSKLSSHSGEVALPGGKRDENDSDDVATALREAQEEIGLDPSMVEIVAVLEPFHTRINIAVVPVIGVIWDKRAFEPILNAAEVESVFDAPLEMFLKDENRRQEEQDWKGHKYLRHFFDHRIENETYVIWALTAGILIKVASVVYQRPPSFEECRPPFWSIPNR
- the LOC125217044 gene encoding nudix hydrolase 15, mitochondrial-like isoform X3, whose product is MPLDGSGRSQKLLDLAKRIRHENRNQNPDANVTLSNSRAHESQSAAEPIQRNRAAVLICLFEDENSDLRVILTRRSSKLSSHSGEVALPGGKRDENDSDDVATALREAQEEIGLDPSMVEIVAVLEPFHTRINIAVVPVIGVIWDKRAFEPILNAAEVESVFDAPLEMFLKCLMACCRMRTGDKRSKTGRVTNICVISLIIESRMRRM